The following proteins come from a genomic window of Azospirillum humicireducens:
- a CDS encoding replication initiator protein A — MTQTTNAELLDRPLQLALRLDSPLTGDVQNDRHMMVYSLFGLSKDKAESLPTYDDGKVRIEVRAPKNVGVATIWDKAVLLYAISLLREKMDSGKGPSKLGELHFTTSDLQRIVGKTAGGSAYDKIEGALERLQGTQIKTNLETGGEGESGAFSWISDYKLLYQRKKDGERAVRGLKLTLSGWVTRAALGHNLLSYDDQYFALKPVEKRLYEIARAHLARGHAFWMALEPLRKRVGSDNDLRKFKNALGPVLAADRIPGYGVRIVETAEYKETMKARGAVLGRVLNADLPVLFWKKDQGQPENWIDAPKVEYDETV, encoded by the coding sequence ATGACCCAGACCACCAACGCCGAGCTGCTCGACCGGCCGCTGCAATTGGCTCTGCGGCTCGATTCACCGCTGACCGGCGATGTCCAGAACGACCGCCACATGATGGTCTACAGCCTGTTCGGCCTGTCGAAGGACAAGGCGGAATCGCTGCCGACCTACGACGACGGCAAGGTGCGGATCGAGGTGCGGGCGCCGAAGAATGTCGGCGTCGCGACGATCTGGGACAAGGCGGTGCTGCTCTACGCCATCTCGCTGCTGCGCGAGAAGATGGACTCCGGCAAGGGTCCGTCCAAGCTGGGCGAACTGCACTTCACCACCAGCGACCTTCAGCGCATCGTCGGCAAGACCGCCGGCGGCAGCGCCTACGACAAGATCGAAGGGGCGCTGGAGCGGCTGCAGGGCACGCAGATCAAGACCAATCTGGAAACCGGCGGCGAGGGCGAAAGCGGCGCCTTCTCGTGGATTTCCGACTACAAGCTGCTCTACCAGCGCAAGAAGGACGGCGAGCGCGCGGTGCGCGGCCTGAAGCTGACCCTGTCGGGCTGGGTCACGCGCGCGGCGCTCGGCCACAATCTGCTGAGCTATGACGACCAGTATTTCGCGCTGAAGCCGGTGGAGAAGCGGCTCTACGAGATCGCCCGCGCGCACCTCGCCCGCGGCCATGCCTTCTGGATGGCGCTGGAGCCGCTGCGCAAGCGCGTCGGCTCCGACAACGACCTGCGCAAGTTCAAGAATGCGCTGGGGCCCGTCCTGGCCGCCGACCGCATCCCCGGCTATGGCGTGCGCATCGTCGAGACGGCGGAGTACAAGGAGACGATGAAGGCGCGCGGCGCCGTGCTGGGCCGGGTGCTGAACGCCGACCTGCCGGTGCTGTTCTGGAAGAAGGACCAGGGCCAGCCGGAGAATTGGATCGATGCTCCGAAGGTGG
- a CDS encoding helix-turn-helix domain-containing protein: MPGIQAADIAVLSALYAHADRDGVCTATQGELAEELGQSRAWFNAVLKGLQEPSAALVCAQPRRGLRGFAYRLTGMEGVTAGMSCQPADSGGSPAGFSYDSQNPESSSSQPGGETVRQDGALPADWQPSAADLAWAAQERPEVDAGRVTAKFVAWCRKAHVRNGYRPPDPGAAWRRWILRELVAPPDAAHDPAGMAPSVEPSAFIPSAVRNHRREPRHDRRSVLPRSGSAPDASSNAGVRNRETLAALRLRLAGQS; the protein is encoded by the coding sequence GTGCCCGGCATCCAGGCCGCCGACATCGCGGTGTTGTCCGCGCTCTATGCCCATGCCGACCGTGACGGTGTCTGCACCGCCACGCAAGGGGAGCTGGCCGAGGAGCTCGGACAAAGCCGCGCCTGGTTCAATGCCGTGCTGAAGGGCCTGCAGGAGCCGTCGGCGGCGCTGGTTTGCGCCCAGCCGCGGCGTGGCCTGCGCGGTTTCGCCTATCGGCTGACGGGGATGGAGGGCGTCACCGCCGGCATGTCCTGTCAGCCGGCTGACAGCGGCGGCTCGCCGGCCGGCTTCTCCTATGATTCCCAGAATCCTGAATCCTCCTCCTCCCAACCGGGCGGGGAAACGGTTCGGCAGGATGGGGCATTGCCCGCCGACTGGCAGCCCAGTGCCGCGGATCTGGCCTGGGCTGCACAGGAACGGCCGGAGGTCGATGCCGGCCGGGTGACCGCGAAGTTCGTCGCCTGGTGCCGCAAGGCCCATGTCCGCAATGGCTACCGCCCCCCGGATCCGGGGGCGGCCTGGCGGCGCTGGATCCTCCGGGAACTGGTGGCTCCGCCCGATGCAGCCCACGACCCCGCCGGTATGGCGCCTTCCGTCGAACCCTCCGCCTTCATTCCGTCCGCCGTCCGCAACCATCGCCGGGAGCCCCGCCATGATCGCCGTTCCGTCCTTCCCCGCAGCGGATCCGCGCCCGACGCATCATCCAATGCAGGTGTCCGCAACCGCGAAACCCTCGCTGCCCTGCGCCTTCGCCTCGCTGGCCAGTCTTGA
- a CDS encoding DUF2218 domain-containing protein has product MLTETANVPTALASRYLQQLCKHFAHKIAVRYDAASGDAQFPWGRCAMTATDGVLSLRAEAADAEALARVKAVVDNHLIRFAWKEGLKPEWISPG; this is encoded by the coding sequence ATGCTGACCGAAACGGCCAACGTTCCGACGGCCCTTGCCAGCCGGTATCTGCAACAGCTCTGCAAGCATTTCGCCCACAAGATCGCGGTGCGCTACGACGCCGCCAGCGGCGACGCCCAATTCCCCTGGGGACGCTGCGCGATGACGGCGACCGACGGGGTGCTGTCCCTGCGGGCCGAAGCGGCGGACGCCGAGGCGCTGGCCCGCGTCAAGGCGGTGGTGGACAACCATCTGATCCGCTTCGCCTGGAAGGAGGGGCTGAAGCCGGAGTGGATCTCCCCCGGCTGA